The Salvelinus alpinus chromosome 25, SLU_Salpinus.1, whole genome shotgun sequence genomic sequence atgacttaaatgtaaatgtataatggTAGGTgtgggttgcgtcccaaatggcaccctgttccctacattgCTCCCGAGTGGCGAAGCGGTCTtacgcactgcatctcagtgctagaggcgtcactacagacaccctggtttgaatccaggctgtatcacaattggcccagcgtcgtccggatttggccggtgtagtccgtcatcgtaaataagaatttgttcttaactgacttgcctagttcgaTTAAAATTATGACCGGaacctatggaccctggtcaaaagtagtcagCCATTAAAAGGGTTACCTGTTGTCCTTTTTTGTAAAAGAGTGGTCAGTGAAATATATCTGTGTTATTGTTTCAGCACCATATCCTGGAACCTGGTAGCCAGTTACTATGAGGACCTTCCCTTTGGGAGAGATGGCCTAATGACCGCAGAGGAGCCCTGGACTGGGAACTATGTGGTGGAATCGCCCATCTGGATAACTGGTAACCCACAGCACTTAAATGGATAGTTCACCCTAACATTATTGTTTCGTTATTGGTACGGTTAACTTGCATGCTAGCTACAGATTAGCACAATAATGTTTGATTACCGTGTCACTGTTTTGAGTGGTTTATTACTGCTTCCCCAAAAGTTTTGCCAGCTCACATGTGATGTGGTGACATTAGCGGCCATATCCTGCTACAGTACAAAGCTCACCAACATGTTTTAGACAAGTATGTGACAAGTGCTAATGTAAAAAGGACTAATAATTTAGTTGATTTACATGAGGTAATTCTATCTCCTAGCCCACACCACCCAGTTTAGCCAGCCAGGATGGACCTATCTGCAAACTGTTGGGCATCTGGTACACGGGGGAAGTTATGTTGCCCTGACAGACAGTAAAGGAAACCTCACTGTTGTAATAGAAACCATGGTCAGTATTTATCTTCCTATACATTATGCCTGTTAACCAGGATCTTTATTCTGAGTAATGCTGTATAATGTGAGTTAAAGGCTTAATCCTATTGTTGATTGTACACTGTGCTATGAACACTTTTCTAATTTTGAATAAACAATTATAGTAaagccctttttttttttttttatctctgaCGCTTAACTTTTTAAGTCTGCTTTTGACTGGAATGGAAACCTGAAGAGGACATTGTTGACTTTCTCTTCCAAATTTAAGCTCTGCTCTCTCCAGGAGCCTACAATCTAAGCTTTAGAAAAGCAAAAGGAAGTCTTGTGAGCTAGCAGCTCACTTCTACTTAGCTTTCTGCTGACGCAAGGATGGTGTAGCCAGAGTGGTTTGCGCTTCAAGCAACTTTACTATTTCTTATCACATAAACACAAAGATATCTGACTACTGGGCTATCACCTTagtttatacattttatttttattctgtTCAGACTCATGATCATTCTGTGTGCATCAGACCTCCACTCCTGCCCTTCAATGTCACAGCCCAGAATGTAACATTCCAACTCAAGGGATCTTTTGTGAGTACTGTCGCGATCCCCTGAGACTTTTCTACCCACTTAAATGATTGAGAGGCTACTTTGACTGACTACGTGTTTCTCTGTCCTAGGCTTCGATCAAGGAACTACAGGTGTGGCAGTCAAAGTTTGACTTCAAGACTAAAAAGCCGTTCTTCTTCAAGAAATTGAGCCCCTTAAAGGTAAACATACTCCTCTGACAGAAATAGCTCTGCAATAGGGCACGCCAGCCTCTAAAAGATTATGACAAGATATCTGACAGGTTGACACTCTTTGGATCTTGTTTTTAGAGTGAGTGGTGTACAAAGTGATATTACTCCTCCATGACATTTCACATCTCCTCACTAACTTTTTATTGAGAGGTTTTATGATTTTAGGTTGAAGATGTTTTGATGTGGGCATTTCTTTTTATTTACTACATTGTCGTGAGTTtcatgctccctccctctctggtagATTTATGATGGTTCGTTCACCTTGAGCCTGGATGTTGATGAGGTTTACACTTTAACCACCATATCCACTGGGCAGAAAGGGACTTACCCTGATCCACCCGCCTCTGGCCCATTCCCTAAAGTATACAAGGATGACTTTAATGTTGGTAAGAGCATTTTCAAGCTAGAAATGTCACTATCTGCCAAAAACAACCTGCAAATGATCCGGAAATTCTAATTATAGTTTAAACGATTAATTAAATGCTTTTGTCAGTCTTGCTCGCtgcctttctccttctcttttcaCTCTCTCTGCAGCCAACCCTTCCTTCTCTGAGGCCCCAGACTTTGCTGACCAGACGGGGGTGTTTGAGTATTACATTAACCTGACGGACGCTGGTCCTCATGTCTTCACTTTGCGCCAGGTGGTCACACAGATGCCTGTTACCTGGGCAACAGATGCTGACCAGACCATCAGCGTCATTGGAGACTATAAATGGTGAGAGGGCAGGGGTCAGGGCTGACGCCAACCCTTATCCTGGAGGGTCGAAGTGTACACTTtgtaatgtattgtgtatgtacagtagtgtTTCAGCAATAGGCCTTAGACTCCTCTGCTCAAATCCACAATGATAGTAATATTACCCTGGTAAGGAAAACGGTTCAGGTCAAGAAAGTGGGCATTTTACTGTGTATTTTGTAATGttgtatactgtatgttttcCAGGCAGAACCTGACAGTGATGTGTGATGTCTTCATGGAGACGGTGAAGACTGGAGGAGTGTTCATCGCAGCCAGAGTGGACAAAGGAGGGCAGTCTGTCCGCAGCGCCAAGGGAGTCTTCTTCTGGGTGTTTGCAGATGGCTCCTACAAAGTCACCAATGACCTAGGTCAGTATTTCAATCGTAGACATACACATTAAAGGCTAGTTTCCCGAACACAGAATAAGCCTCATCCAGGACTGAAAACCATGGTCAAAGGATAATCTCCTTTGAAATAACTTTAGTCCATGACTAGGCTTGTCTGGGGAAACGGCGCCATAATGTTTATACCTGAGTTTGAAACATTCCTGCTTATCAGTAAATTATGTATCATTTTAAAGCACAAGGTGTTGAGAAAAATCAATATGCCAAGTCTTATTACTCCACAGTTGGCAAGACTGTACTGGCAGAGGGTCTGTCTGGAACGAGAGCGTATGGCTGGCACACGTTAACCCTCACAGTCGAGGTATGTTTAAAACTTCAATCTCTGAAACGGTACACCAACCAGAGAAACCTCATGTTCATCATCAAAATGCATCTCTTTCAATTTTGTTTTTCATTTAAATGACTTTGACCTTTGTAGGGTGACATATTGTCTGCCTATGGGCACATTAGCTATACTAAATAGAAAACTATAATTATTTTTTTCAGGGGGAGTATGCCACAGGGTTGCTGAATGGATATCCACTATGGAAGGATGCTGTGGTATTGGGACCAAAGAATGGCTGGGCTGCCATAGGAACACACTCATTTGAACTGGCACAGTTTGACAACTTTGCTGTGGAAGCAAAATGATaatttttctgtgtgtttgtggtgaaTAAACCTTGGTCATTAATTTATTAGCAAAATTATGCCTCTATGATCCCTTAAATGTGATTGTGTGTAAAATGAGAatggtgtttttttttatttacacAAATATTTTTTAAAGGGATTAATTTGGATTCAGTGCTATTTCATTAACAATCAAACACTAGCACAAATATCCATACTTTCtattgttattttgtgtgtgtgcaagcagTGACTGAAGAGGGAGCGAGATATCTCACTGTCTCctatacagtcaatgaactaagtagacaaGACCCAGTTGCTGTTGCATCGGTTTCTATGGGATAGCCACCCCTTAGACCAGAACTGTgaccatattttttttttttgtcaactgCCTGAGTAATGGTTACATCATTTAACAGTCTTATCAACAGACTATTCACCCTAGTCTGCTCTGGGGTTCATACCaatgaccttttggttactggcccaacgattttgaactgctaggctacctgttaGTAAGAcctcttcatttatccaccatcttaaGTGCAAGCCTTAGCTTTAAAGATTGTTAAATGCCTAGTATTTCCCCAGAAATATGCTGAAATTACGCAACAGTTTGGATCTGAGAATTACTGTGATGGAATTACTTTTCTGTTAAGCCTTTTTG encodes the following:
- the LOC139553283 gene encoding galactocerebrosidase isoform X2, coding for MIYKLSFAIALCFSLCFDLCIAESYVLDDKVGLGRTFDGIGGLSGGGATSRLLVNYAEPYRSQILDYLFKPNFGASLHILKVEIGGDAQTTDGTEPSHMHYENDENFFRGYEWWLMREAKKRNPNITLIGLPWAFPGWVGHGKNWPYDFPDITASYVVSWILGAKHYHDLDIDYVGIWNERNFDSKYIKVLRDTLDKVGLTGVGIIAADGNWDVSNAMGVDPYLNDAVEVVGAHYPGTTTVMEALKTQKKLWSSEDYSTFNDEVGGGCWARILNQNYVNGLMTATISWNLVASYYEDLPFGRDGLMTAEEPWTGNYVVESPIWITAHTTQFSQPGWTYLQTVGHLVHGGSYVALTDSKGNLTVVIETMTHDHSVCIRPPLLPFNVTAQNVTFQLKGSFASIKELQVWQSKFDFKTKKPFFFKKLSPLKIYDGSFTLSLDVDEVYTLTTISTGQKGTYPDPPASGPFPKVYKDDFNVANPSFSEAPDFADQTGVFEYYINLTDAGPHVFTLRQVVTQMPVTWATDADQTISVIGDYKWQNLTVMCDVFMETVKTGGVFIAARVDKGGQSVRSAKGVFFWVFADGSYKVTNDLVGKTVLAEGLSGTRAYGWHTLTLTVEGEYATGLLNGYPLWKDAVVLGPKNGWAAIGTHSFELAQFDNFAVEAK
- the LOC139553283 gene encoding galactocerebrosidase isoform X1, with product MIYKLSFAIALCFSLCFDLCIAESYVLDDKVGLGRTFDGIGGLSGGGATSRLLVNYAEPYRSQILDYLFKPNFGASLHILKVEIGGDAQTTDGTEPSHMHYENDENFFRGYEWWLMREAKKRNPNITLIGLPWAFPGWVGHGKNWPYDFPDITASYVVSWILGAKHYHDLDIDYVGIWNERNFDSKYIKLLRYTLDKSGLERVRIIASDNLWQPITYSLCVDQELADAVDVIGAHYPGTTTVMEALKTQKKLWSSEDYSTFNDEVGGGCWARILNQNYVNGLMTATISWNLVASYYEDLPFGRDGLMTAEEPWTGNYVVESPIWITAHTTQFSQPGWTYLQTVGHLVHGGSYVALTDSKGNLTVVIETMTHDHSVCIRPPLLPFNVTAQNVTFQLKGSFASIKELQVWQSKFDFKTKKPFFFKKLSPLKIYDGSFTLSLDVDEVYTLTTISTGQKGTYPDPPASGPFPKVYKDDFNVANPSFSEAPDFADQTGVFEYYINLTDAGPHVFTLRQVVTQMPVTWATDADQTISVIGDYKWQNLTVMCDVFMETVKTGGVFIAARVDKGGQSVRSAKGVFFWVFADGSYKVTNDLVGKTVLAEGLSGTRAYGWHTLTLTVEGEYATGLLNGYPLWKDAVVLGPKNGWAAIGTHSFELAQFDNFAVEAK